In one Scomber japonicus isolate fScoJap1 chromosome 6, fScoJap1.pri, whole genome shotgun sequence genomic region, the following are encoded:
- the LOC128360704 gene encoding retinol-binding protein 2-like, protein MPADYNGRWEMVSNDKFEDVMKAIDIDFATRKIACHLHQTKVIVQNGDKFETKTLSTFRNYEVNFTVGEEFEETTKGLDNRKVQSLVTWDGDKLVCVQKGEKENRGWTHWIEGDMLHLEITVLDKVCHQVFKKSQ, encoded by the exons ATGCCTGCAGACTATAATGGACGTTGGGAGATGGTGAGCAACGATAAATTCGAGGATGTGATGAAGGCCATCG ACATCGACTTCGCCACCAGAAAGATCGCTTGCCACCTGCATCAGACAAAAGTGATCGTCCAGAATGGGGACAAGTTTGAAACTAAGACCCTGAGCACCTTTAGGAACTATGAGGTCAACTTCACCGTGGGAGAGGAGTTTGAGGAGACGACAAAGGGTCTGGACAACAGGAAGGTCCAG TCACTGGTTACCTGGGATGGGGACAAGCTGGTGTGCGTTCAGAAGGGGGAGAAGGAAAATCGTGGATGGACGCATTGGATCGAAGGAGACATGCTGCATCTG GAAATCACCGTGCTCGACAAAGTCTGCCACCAAGTGTTTAAGAAGTCACAATAA